In one window of Tachypleus tridentatus isolate NWPU-2018 chromosome 2, ASM421037v1, whole genome shotgun sequence DNA:
- the LOC143244369 gene encoding ras-related protein Rab-30-like isoform X3, with translation MLLRFRFVPSCPIIFGISTKKLKDFLYPISFPVMEDYKFLFKVVLIGNAGVGKTCIVRRFTQGLFPPGQGATIGVDFLIKTVQVDGEKVKLQIWDTAGQERFRSITQSYYRSAHALILVYEISSHLTFDCLHRWLKEIEQFANPKVLRILVGNKTDRKDREVPNQIGEEFAKAHNMYFIETSAKDSDNVEKLFLEIAAQLTREAKATRAQFNNSELIQSFGKEREKTEHHCYSII, from the exons ATGTTATTGC gtttTAGATTTGTGCCCTCTTGTCCAATTATCTTTGGAATAAGCACAAAGAAATTGAAGGACTTTCTGTATCCTATCAGTTTTCCAG TCATGGAAGACTACAAATTTCTTTTCAAGGTGGTCCTGATAGGAAATGCAGGAGTTGGAAAAACATGTATAGTACGTCGGTTTACACAG GGTCTTTTCCCCCCTGGACAAGGAGCCACAATTGGTGTTGATTTCCTTATCAAGACTGTGCAGGTGGATGGAGAAAAAGTTAAG CTTCAAATCTGGGACACAGCAGGTCAAGAAAGGTTTCGTTCCATCACGCAGAGCTATTACCGCAGCGCTCATGCCTTGATTTTAGTTTACGAAATCTCATCACATTTAACTTTTGATTGTCTACACAGGTGGTTAAAAGAAATAGAGCAGTTTGCAAATCCTAAAGTACTGAGAATTTTAGTTG GAAATAAAACTGATAGGAAGGATAGAGAAGTCCCAAACCAAATTGGAGAAGAATTTGCAAAAGCtcataatatgtattttattgaaaCATCAGCCAAAGATTCGGACAATGTAGAAAAACTCTTTCTAGAAATTGCAGCTCAACTAACTCGAGAGGCAAAGGCTACCAGGGCTCAGTTCAATAATTCTGAACTGATTCAATCATTTGGAAAGGAAAGGGAAAAGACAGAACATCACTGTT ATAGTATCATCTGA
- the LOC143244369 gene encoding ras-related protein Rab-30-like isoform X1 yields MLLRFRFVPSCPIIFGISTKKLKDFLYPISFPVMEDYKFLFKVVLIGNAGVGKTCIVRRFTQGLFPPGQGATIGVDFLIKTVQVDGEKVKLQIWDTAGQERFRSITQSYYRSAHALILVYEISSHLTFDCLHRWLKEIEQFANPKVLRILVGNKTDRKDREVPNQIGEEFAKAHNMYFIETSAKDSDNVEKLFLEIAAQLTREAKATRAQFNNSELIQSFGKEREKTEHHCYHADNVIQYFRYLFFHILCSVL; encoded by the exons ATGTTATTGC gtttTAGATTTGTGCCCTCTTGTCCAATTATCTTTGGAATAAGCACAAAGAAATTGAAGGACTTTCTGTATCCTATCAGTTTTCCAG TCATGGAAGACTACAAATTTCTTTTCAAGGTGGTCCTGATAGGAAATGCAGGAGTTGGAAAAACATGTATAGTACGTCGGTTTACACAG GGTCTTTTCCCCCCTGGACAAGGAGCCACAATTGGTGTTGATTTCCTTATCAAGACTGTGCAGGTGGATGGAGAAAAAGTTAAG CTTCAAATCTGGGACACAGCAGGTCAAGAAAGGTTTCGTTCCATCACGCAGAGCTATTACCGCAGCGCTCATGCCTTGATTTTAGTTTACGAAATCTCATCACATTTAACTTTTGATTGTCTACACAGGTGGTTAAAAGAAATAGAGCAGTTTGCAAATCCTAAAGTACTGAGAATTTTAGTTG GAAATAAAACTGATAGGAAGGATAGAGAAGTCCCAAACCAAATTGGAGAAGAATTTGCAAAAGCtcataatatgtattttattgaaaCATCAGCCAAAGATTCGGACAATGTAGAAAAACTCTTTCTAGAAATTGCAGCTCAACTAACTCGAGAGGCAAAGGCTACCAGGGCTCAGTTCAATAATTCTGAACTGATTCAATCATTTGGAAAGGAAAGGGAAAAGACAGAACATCACTGTT ATCATGCTGATAATGTAATCCagtatttcaggtatttattttttcacattctttGTTCAGTATTATAG
- the LOC143244369 gene encoding ras-related protein Rab-30-like isoform X4, with protein MLLRFRFVPSCPIIFGISTKKLKDFLYPISFPVMEDYKFLFKVVLIGNAGVGKTCIVRRFTQLQIWDTAGQERFRSITQSYYRSAHALILVYEISSHLTFDCLHRWLKEIEQFANPKVLRILVGNKTDRKDREVPNQIGEEFAKAHNMYFIETSAKDSDNVEKLFLEIAAQLTREAKATRAQFNNSELIQSFGKEREKTEHHCYHADNVIQYFRYLFFHILCSVL; from the exons ATGTTATTGC gtttTAGATTTGTGCCCTCTTGTCCAATTATCTTTGGAATAAGCACAAAGAAATTGAAGGACTTTCTGTATCCTATCAGTTTTCCAG TCATGGAAGACTACAAATTTCTTTTCAAGGTGGTCCTGATAGGAAATGCAGGAGTTGGAAAAACATGTATAGTACGTCGGTTTACACAG CTTCAAATCTGGGACACAGCAGGTCAAGAAAGGTTTCGTTCCATCACGCAGAGCTATTACCGCAGCGCTCATGCCTTGATTTTAGTTTACGAAATCTCATCACATTTAACTTTTGATTGTCTACACAGGTGGTTAAAAGAAATAGAGCAGTTTGCAAATCCTAAAGTACTGAGAATTTTAGTTG GAAATAAAACTGATAGGAAGGATAGAGAAGTCCCAAACCAAATTGGAGAAGAATTTGCAAAAGCtcataatatgtattttattgaaaCATCAGCCAAAGATTCGGACAATGTAGAAAAACTCTTTCTAGAAATTGCAGCTCAACTAACTCGAGAGGCAAAGGCTACCAGGGCTCAGTTCAATAATTCTGAACTGATTCAATCATTTGGAAAGGAAAGGGAAAAGACAGAACATCACTGTT ATCATGCTGATAATGTAATCCagtatttcaggtatttattttttcacattctttGTTCAGTATTATAG
- the LOC143244369 gene encoding ras-related protein Rab-30-like isoform X2, with product MCFRFVPSCPIIFGISTKKLKDFLYPISFPVMEDYKFLFKVVLIGNAGVGKTCIVRRFTQGLFPPGQGATIGVDFLIKTVQVDGEKVKLQIWDTAGQERFRSITQSYYRSAHALILVYEISSHLTFDCLHRWLKEIEQFANPKVLRILVGNKTDRKDREVPNQIGEEFAKAHNMYFIETSAKDSDNVEKLFLEIAAQLTREAKATRAQFNNSELIQSFGKEREKTEHHCYHADNVIQYFRYLFFHILCSVL from the exons ATGT gtttTAGATTTGTGCCCTCTTGTCCAATTATCTTTGGAATAAGCACAAAGAAATTGAAGGACTTTCTGTATCCTATCAGTTTTCCAG TCATGGAAGACTACAAATTTCTTTTCAAGGTGGTCCTGATAGGAAATGCAGGAGTTGGAAAAACATGTATAGTACGTCGGTTTACACAG GGTCTTTTCCCCCCTGGACAAGGAGCCACAATTGGTGTTGATTTCCTTATCAAGACTGTGCAGGTGGATGGAGAAAAAGTTAAG CTTCAAATCTGGGACACAGCAGGTCAAGAAAGGTTTCGTTCCATCACGCAGAGCTATTACCGCAGCGCTCATGCCTTGATTTTAGTTTACGAAATCTCATCACATTTAACTTTTGATTGTCTACACAGGTGGTTAAAAGAAATAGAGCAGTTTGCAAATCCTAAAGTACTGAGAATTTTAGTTG GAAATAAAACTGATAGGAAGGATAGAGAAGTCCCAAACCAAATTGGAGAAGAATTTGCAAAAGCtcataatatgtattttattgaaaCATCAGCCAAAGATTCGGACAATGTAGAAAAACTCTTTCTAGAAATTGCAGCTCAACTAACTCGAGAGGCAAAGGCTACCAGGGCTCAGTTCAATAATTCTGAACTGATTCAATCATTTGGAAAGGAAAGGGAAAAGACAGAACATCACTGTT ATCATGCTGATAATGTAATCCagtatttcaggtatttattttttcacattctttGTTCAGTATTATAG
- the LOC143244369 gene encoding ras-related protein Rab-30-like isoform X5 produces the protein MEDYKFLFKVVLIGNAGVGKTCIVRRFTQGLFPPGQGATIGVDFLIKTVQVDGEKVKLQIWDTAGQERFRSITQSYYRSAHALILVYEISSHLTFDCLHRWLKEIEQFANPKVLRILVGNKTDRKDREVPNQIGEEFAKAHNMYFIETSAKDSDNVEKLFLEIAAQLTREAKATRAQFNNSELIQSFGKEREKTEHHCYHADNVIQYFRYLFFHILCSVL, from the exons ATGGAAGACTACAAATTTCTTTTCAAGGTGGTCCTGATAGGAAATGCAGGAGTTGGAAAAACATGTATAGTACGTCGGTTTACACAG GGTCTTTTCCCCCCTGGACAAGGAGCCACAATTGGTGTTGATTTCCTTATCAAGACTGTGCAGGTGGATGGAGAAAAAGTTAAG CTTCAAATCTGGGACACAGCAGGTCAAGAAAGGTTTCGTTCCATCACGCAGAGCTATTACCGCAGCGCTCATGCCTTGATTTTAGTTTACGAAATCTCATCACATTTAACTTTTGATTGTCTACACAGGTGGTTAAAAGAAATAGAGCAGTTTGCAAATCCTAAAGTACTGAGAATTTTAGTTG GAAATAAAACTGATAGGAAGGATAGAGAAGTCCCAAACCAAATTGGAGAAGAATTTGCAAAAGCtcataatatgtattttattgaaaCATCAGCCAAAGATTCGGACAATGTAGAAAAACTCTTTCTAGAAATTGCAGCTCAACTAACTCGAGAGGCAAAGGCTACCAGGGCTCAGTTCAATAATTCTGAACTGATTCAATCATTTGGAAAGGAAAGGGAAAAGACAGAACATCACTGTT ATCATGCTGATAATGTAATCCagtatttcaggtatttattttttcacattctttGTTCAGTATTATAG
- the LOC143244370 gene encoding putative Ras-related protein Rab-33, with protein MSTNMSKAARQKPTSQMMVSRKKEKQIFKIIVIGDSGIGKTCLTYRFCSGMFPAKTEATIGVDFRERIVEVEGEEIKLQLWDTAGQERFRKSMVQHYYRNVHAVVFVYDVTKIATFESLPHWIKECEENQLNDSIPRIIVGNKCDCKEQVVVNLNMAQKFADFHSMPVFETSAKDDSGADHVEAIFMTLAQKLKNSRLLMPPSPYKQVVGGNGTSNFTIPVKKSHCAHKYSAPTHSPYEEEVWCAC; from the exons ATGTCCACCAACATGAGTAAGGCTGCAAGACAAAAACCAACCTCTCAAATGATGGTCAGCAGGAAAAAGGAGaagcaaatttttaaaattattgttatcgGAGATTCAGGTATTGGAAAAACATGCTTAACATATCGATTCTGTAGCGGCATGTTTCCGGCCAAAACGGAAGCAACCATTGGAGTTGACTTCAGAGAAAGAATTGTTGAAGTTGAAGGAGAGGAAATTAAG TTGCAGCTGTGGGATACTGCAGGCCAGGAGAGATTCAGAAAAAGCATGGTTCAGCATTACTATCGGAATGTTCATGCTGTTGTGTTTGTGTACGATGTTACTAAAATTGCCACATTTGAGAGCTTACCACACTGGATAAAGGAATGTGAGGAGAATCAGTTGAATGACAGTATTCCCCGTATTATTGTTGGAAATAAATGTGATTGCAAAGAGCAGGTAGTAGTCAACCTAAATATGGCCCAGAAATTTGCTGATTTCCACAGCATGCCAGTCTTTGAAACCTCTGCAAAAGATGACAGTGGGGCAGACCATGTAGAGGCAATTTTTATGACCTTGGCtcagaaattaaaaaattcaaGGCTACTGATGCCACCATCACCATATAAGCAGGTCGTGGGTGGTAATGGTACATCAAATTTTACTATTCCTGTTAAGAAGTCTCACTGTGCACATAAATATTCAGCACCAACTCATTCTCCATATGAAGAGGAAGTATGGTGTGCCTGCTAA